From a single Lolium rigidum isolate FL_2022 chromosome 7, APGP_CSIRO_Lrig_0.1, whole genome shotgun sequence genomic region:
- the LOC124676568 gene encoding GPN-loop GTPase QQT1-like, whose product MVFGQVVIGPPGCGKTTYCNGMSQFLSLIGRKVSVINLDPANDALPYECAINIEDLIKLSDVMSEHSLGPNGGLVYCMDYLEKNIDWLEEKLKPLIEDHYLLFDFPGQVELFSLHTNARNIINKLIKKLNLRLTVVHLVDAHLCCDPGKYVSALLLSLSTMLHLELSHINVLSKIDLIENYGNLAFNLDFYTDVQDLSYLQHHLDQDPLSAKYRKLTKELCDVIDDFSLVNFTTLDIQDKESVGNLVKLIDKSNGYIFSTIDSSAVEFSKIAAAPLDWDYYRTAAVQEKYMKDDEVVEKTSRMQ is encoded by the exons ATGGTGTTCGGACAGGTGGTGATCGGGCCACCAGGCTGCGGCAAGACCACCTACTGCAACGGCATGTCCCAGTTCCTCTCCCTCATCGGAAG GAAAGTTTCAGTTATCAATCTCGACCCTGCGAACGATGCATTGCC ATATGAATGTGCCATCAACATTGAGGACCTCATAAAACTTAGCGATGTCATGTCTGAGCATTCGCTTGGTCCTAATGGAG GGCTTGTGTATTGTATGGATTACTTGGAGAAGAATATTGACTGGCTTGAAGAAAAGTTGAAACCTCTTATTGAAG ATCACTATCTGCTATTTGATTTCCCGGGGCAAGTGGAACTTTTCTCCCTTCACACGAATGCAAGGAACATCATCAATAAACTCATCAAAAAGCTAAATTTGCGG CTTACTGTTGTGCACCTTGTTGATGCCCATTTATGTTGTGATCCTGGGAAGTATGTGAGTGCTTTGCTGCTTTCACTATCAACAATGTTACACTTGGAGCTATCGCACATCAATGTTTTGTCAAAGATTGACCTCATTGAGAACTATGGAAATTTAG CGTTCAACCTTGACTTCTACACTGATGTGCAAGACCTGTCCTATTTGCAACACCATCTTGATCAAGATCCTCTTTCTGCTAAGTACAG GAAACTTACGAAAGAGCTATGTGATGTGATTGATGATTTTAGCTTAGTCAATTTTACAACTTTGGACATCCAG GACAAGGAAAGTGTGGGTAATCTTGTGAAGTTGATTGACAAGAGCAATGGCTATATATTTTCAACTATAGACAGCAGTGCCGTTGAGTTTAGCAAAATTGCAGCTGCACCTCTTGACTGGGATTACTACAG AACAGCAGCAGTGCAGGAGAAGTACATGAAAGACGACGAGGTCGTGGAGAAAACAAGCAGGATGCAATGA
- the LOC124678587 gene encoding putative peptidyl-tRNA hydrolase PTRHD1: MLSLLPLGLPSPIASTLPSAASLLPGLARIPILRVPPRASMSAAAASTPEAATSPSPAVGEEARKEAEDVVVQYVVLRRDLADAWPMGSVVAQGCHASVAAVWAHRDHPDTAAYCAPDNLDRMHKVTLEVKGETQLKNLAEKLEAAGVRHKLWIEQPENIPTCIATAPCPKSQVASFFRKLKLCK, translated from the exons ATGCTGTCTCTCCTTCCCCTTGGCTTGCCGTCCCCGATTGCAAGCACGCTCCCGagcgccgcctctctcctcccAGGCCTCGCTAGGATCCCCATCCTCCGAGTCCCGCCGCGAGCCAGCATGAGCGCTGCGGCCGCCTCCACGCCGGAGGCAGCGACGTCCCCCTCCccggccgtcggcgaggaagcgaggAAGGAGGCCGAGGACGTGGTGGTCCAGTACGTGGTGCTGCGGCGCGACCTGGCGGACGCCTGGCCGATGGGCAGCGTAGTGGCGCAGGGGTGCCACGCCTCCGTGGCCGCCGTCTGGGCGCACCGCGACCACCCGGACACCGCCGCCTACTGCGCGCCCGACAACCTCGACCGCATGCACAAG GTAACATTGGAGGTGAAAGGGGAGACACAGCTGAAGAACCTGGCCGAGAAACTGGAAGCAGCTGGTGTGAGGCACAAGCTGTGGATAGAGCAGCCTGAAAACATCCCGACTTGCATTGCGACAGCACCCTGCCCAAAGTCGCAGGTGGCTTCATTCTTCAGGAAGCTAAAGCTGTGCAAATGA